A region from the uncultured Holophaga sp. genome encodes:
- a CDS encoding efflux RND transporter periplasmic adaptor subunit, with amino-acid sequence MSSVPKPVIRKRLPWGWLVLLLLGVLAVGFSLSRKLAPLGLGTTSPVVFRAGERNPLVTASGYLVARHRATLSAKVPGRVAWLGVEEGSRVARGQVIARLEDAELRAGRDQTATQLAQAEADLRRGEALARAGVLDRASLDRLRSTATALRDQLRYQEASLENMVLRAPFAGTVTQKLSEVGETVSPGSAGGANAINAVAVLADFDSLEVEVEVPESSITRLHKGMPVEIRVDALEGDPRAQILKGELREIYPTSNRQKAVVVVRVAFLERDGRLLPDMGAKVTFLGEPFRHDVVVLGREQVVRRGQASAVWVAQGGRATLHPVKVVAENPVGLEVEGLDPASRLLVIPADLKLQEGARVKVRE; translated from the coding sequence TTGTCTTCAGTCCCCAAGCCCGTCATCCGGAAGCGCCTGCCCTGGGGCTGGCTGGTCCTGCTGCTCCTCGGTGTCCTGGCCGTCGGCTTCAGCCTCTCCCGCAAGCTTGCCCCGCTGGGCCTGGGGACGACCTCGCCCGTGGTCTTCAGGGCGGGGGAGCGCAACCCCCTGGTCACCGCCTCGGGCTATCTGGTGGCGCGGCACCGGGCGACGCTCTCGGCCAAGGTCCCGGGCAGGGTGGCCTGGCTGGGGGTGGAGGAGGGCAGCCGGGTGGCCCGGGGGCAGGTGATCGCGCGTCTGGAGGACGCCGAGCTCCGGGCGGGTCGAGACCAGACGGCCACCCAGCTGGCCCAGGCCGAGGCTGATCTCCGCCGCGGTGAGGCCCTGGCGAGGGCGGGGGTGCTGGATCGGGCCAGCCTGGACCGGCTCAGGAGCACGGCGACTGCCCTGCGGGACCAGCTGCGCTACCAGGAGGCCAGCCTGGAGAACATGGTGCTCAGGGCACCCTTTGCGGGGACGGTGACCCAGAAGCTCTCGGAGGTGGGGGAGACGGTCAGCCCGGGTTCGGCCGGAGGGGCCAACGCCATCAATGCCGTGGCGGTGCTGGCGGACTTCGACTCCCTGGAGGTGGAGGTCGAGGTGCCGGAGTCCTCCATCACCCGGTTGCACAAAGGCATGCCCGTGGAGATCCGGGTGGATGCCCTGGAGGGGGACCCCAGGGCCCAGATCCTCAAGGGGGAGTTGCGGGAGATCTACCCCACCTCCAATCGTCAGAAAGCAGTGGTGGTGGTGCGGGTGGCCTTTCTGGAGCGGGACGGACGCCTGCTTCCCGACATGGGGGCCAAGGTCACCTTCCTGGGGGAGCCCTTCCGGCATGACGTGGTGGTGCTGGGCCGGGAGCAGGTGGTCCGGAGGGGCCAGGCTTCGGCGGTGTGGGTCGCCCAGGGGGGACGGGCCACGCTCCATCCGGTCAAGGTGGTGGCGGAGAATCCCGTGGGGCTGGAGGTCGAAGGGCTGGATCCCGCCTCCAGGCTCCTGGTGATCCCCGCCGATCTCAAGCTCCAGGAGGGGGCCCGGGTCAAGGTGCGGGAATGA
- a CDS encoding DNA-3-methyladenine glycosylase translates to MSRLLPRGFFLRPVATVARELLGMRLHHGAFVLEITETEAYGGPGDTASHCRFGRTPRNAPMWEGGAPSPVRRDVRVGIAYASPGDRGALLRFRV, encoded by the coding sequence TTGTCCCGCCTCCTGCCGAGGGGCTTCTTCCTGCGCCCGGTGGCGACCGTGGCGCGGGAGCTCCTCGGCATGCGGCTCCATCATGGGGCCTTTGTCCTGGAGATCACGGAGACCGAGGCCTATGGGGGGCCGGGGGATACCGCCAGCCACTGCCGGTTTGGACGCACGCCCCGCAATGCCCCGATGTGGGAGGGGGGTGCGCCATCTCCTGTTCGGCGGGACGTTCGGGTGGGCATCGCCTATGCCTCCCCCGGGGATCGGGGGGCTCTACTCCGCTTCAGGGTGTGA
- a CDS encoding 23S rRNA (pseudouridine(1915)-N(3))-methyltransferase RlmH produces the protein MYPIRYITIGKSRLTGCRELESHYGDLLRAFARMELVELPEGKGTPERQLKDEANRIRQALAGIRCPVLLDAGGPSRSSETFATWLGERMDRGESLAFVVGSSHGIDPALKTEIREKLSLSPMTFPHDLSRAMFLEQLYRAFTIRAGKTYHK, from the coding sequence GTGTACCCGATACGTTACATCACCATCGGAAAGTCCCGCCTGACCGGCTGCCGCGAGCTGGAGTCCCACTACGGAGATCTCCTGCGCGCCTTCGCACGCATGGAGCTGGTGGAGCTCCCCGAGGGGAAGGGCACGCCGGAGCGCCAGCTCAAGGACGAGGCCAATCGCATCCGCCAGGCCCTTGCAGGCATCCGCTGCCCCGTCCTCCTCGACGCCGGGGGCCCCTCCCGAAGTTCGGAGACCTTCGCCACCTGGCTAGGAGAGCGGATGGACAGGGGGGAGAGCCTGGCCTTCGTGGTGGGCTCCAGCCATGGCATCGACCCAGCCCTGAAGACAGAGATCCGCGAGAAGCTCAGTCTCAGCCCCATGACCTTTCCCCACGACCTGAGCAGGGCCATGTTCCTGGAGCAGCTCTACCGCGCCTTCACCATCCGCGCCGGAAAGACCTATCACAAGTAG
- the prfA gene encoding peptide chain release factor 1, with translation MLDQLEALDAKFQEIEAQLQDPAIVSDAKRLRELTRNRAELEPVVRAWAGQRTLLKQLEEAESILGDREMDAELREMAEMEIPGLKEAIATGEAELRRLLVPKDPKDARNVILEVRAGTGGEEAALFAAELFRMYARYAERKGFKVTVIDENEADMGGLKEVIAEIEGDGAYSVFRFESGVHRVQRVPKTETQGRIHTSAATVAVMPEAEEVDIQIHEKDLRIDTFCSGGKGGQSVNTTYSAVRLTHLPTNTVVQCQDERSQLKNMAKAMTVLRSRLLEKAQAEADAASSALRKSQVGSGDRSEKIRTYNFPQSRVTDHRINVTIHQLDAFMAGGLEPILEPLRAAFEAERLQQLEG, from the coding sequence ATGCTCGACCAGCTTGAAGCCCTCGATGCCAAGTTCCAGGAGATCGAGGCCCAGCTCCAGGACCCCGCCATCGTCAGCGATGCCAAGCGCCTGCGGGAGCTGACCCGCAACCGCGCCGAGCTGGAGCCGGTGGTGAGGGCCTGGGCCGGACAGCGGACCCTCCTCAAGCAGCTGGAGGAGGCCGAGAGCATCCTCGGCGACCGCGAAATGGACGCGGAGCTCCGCGAGATGGCCGAGATGGAGATCCCCGGCCTCAAAGAGGCCATCGCCACCGGGGAAGCCGAGCTCCGCCGTCTCCTGGTCCCCAAGGATCCCAAGGATGCCCGCAACGTCATCCTGGAGGTCCGGGCCGGCACCGGCGGCGAGGAAGCCGCCCTCTTCGCCGCCGAGCTCTTCCGGATGTACGCCCGCTACGCCGAGCGCAAAGGATTCAAGGTCACCGTCATCGACGAGAACGAGGCCGACATGGGCGGCCTCAAGGAGGTCATCGCCGAGATCGAGGGCGATGGCGCCTACTCCGTCTTCCGCTTCGAGTCCGGCGTCCACCGGGTCCAGCGGGTTCCCAAGACCGAGACCCAGGGGCGCATCCACACCTCCGCCGCCACCGTTGCCGTCATGCCCGAGGCCGAGGAGGTGGACATCCAGATCCATGAGAAGGACCTGCGCATCGACACCTTCTGCTCCGGCGGCAAAGGCGGCCAGAGCGTGAACACCACCTACTCCGCCGTACGCCTGACCCATCTGCCCACCAACACCGTGGTGCAGTGCCAGGACGAGCGCAGCCAGCTCAAGAACATGGCCAAGGCCATGACAGTGCTCCGCAGCCGCCTCCTGGAAAAGGCCCAGGCCGAGGCCGACGCCGCCAGCTCAGCCCTGCGCAAGTCCCAGGTCGGCTCCGGGGACCGCAGCGAGAAGATCCGCACCTACAACTTCCCCCAGAGCCGGGTCACGGACCACCGAATCAACGTCACCATCCACCAGCTGGACGCCTTCATGGCAGGGGGACTGGAGCCCATCCTGGAACCCCTCCGTGCCGCCTTCGAGGCAGAACGCCTCCAGCAGCTCGAAGGTTAA
- a CDS encoding HPP family protein, with product MKARLRRFPGKLRGQSAPMRGRPSLKFAVWSVLSGATGILAILKVATWAGQPLLIGSFGASAVLLFGAPDSPLAQPRNLIGGHLFSALVAILLVKTLGPLPWVAALGVGLSIGLMHLTHTTHPPGGATALIGILGHASWMFVAVPVLAGALVLLGMALLTNNLVHHRHYPRHWL from the coding sequence ATGAAGGCTCGACTCAGACGATTCCCGGGAAAGCTGCGGGGGCAATCCGCTCCGATGAGGGGGCGGCCCTCCCTCAAGTTTGCCGTCTGGAGCGTATTGAGCGGAGCCACCGGGATCCTGGCCATCCTCAAGGTCGCCACCTGGGCCGGTCAGCCCCTTCTGATCGGCTCTTTTGGCGCCTCAGCCGTGCTTCTCTTCGGGGCGCCGGATTCCCCGCTCGCCCAGCCCCGGAACCTGATCGGTGGACATCTCTTCTCGGCGCTGGTGGCCATTCTGCTGGTGAAGACCCTGGGGCCGCTGCCCTGGGTGGCGGCCCTGGGGGTGGGGCTGTCTATCGGTCTCATGCACCTCACCCACACGACCCATCCCCCTGGAGGGGCCACCGCTCTGATCGGGATTCTGGGGCATGCGTCGTGGATGTTTGTGGCCGTTCCGGTCCTGGCGGGTGCCCTCGTGCTCCTCGGGATGGCCCTTCTGACCAACAACCTGGTTCACCACAGGCATTATCCCCGGCACTGGCTTTGA
- a CDS encoding methylglyoxal synthase, which produces MADSERRRIALVAHDNKKPDLLEWAVYNRETLIRHDLWATGTTGLLLSKALDFEVTRLQSGPLGGDQQIGAMVAVGEIDFIIFFWDPLEPQPHDPDVKALLRLAVVWNVPVACNRATADLLISSPLLDSGYRRAVPDFGLRSPGAGSS; this is translated from the coding sequence GTGGCCGACTCCGAACGCAGGCGCATCGCCCTTGTGGCCCATGACAACAAGAAACCCGATCTCCTGGAGTGGGCGGTCTATAACCGGGAGACTCTGATCCGCCATGACCTGTGGGCCACCGGAACCACGGGGCTCCTGCTCTCGAAGGCCCTGGACTTCGAGGTCACCCGCCTCCAAAGCGGCCCCCTTGGGGGGGACCAGCAGATCGGGGCCATGGTGGCCGTGGGGGAGATCGACTTCATCATCTTCTTCTGGGATCCCCTGGAACCTCAGCCCCACGACCCGGATGTGAAGGCTCTGCTCCGCCTTGCCGTGGTCTGGAATGTGCCGGTGGCCTGCAACCGGGCGACGGCGGACCTCCTGATCTCCTCACCCCTGCTGGATTCCGGCTACCGGCGGGCGGTGCCGGATTTCGGCCTGAGGAGTCCAGGAGCTGGCAGCTCTTGA
- a CDS encoding RMD1 family protein, producing MTPSVRSRQLLPEGEVQAFSLQADYFQGHIDLRAFCAAHPHRPILRTNPLILEPEKGSYVFLSRFGGVVFWNCQESLTAQIHEELRSLPTVQLLEEGTRDFLRVQVGAVEDEVDFNEVHLKDLTLEKVGIVSLVLAQSVALDHFEGAVSRVMARFQPVVETLAQKGRLTLPHREVLRIVGFAMEVRAAVLNNLTLFDDPPETWESEALAHLDSALYDQFDLEERLGAIREKLVYLQDAGETFRGFLDSRKDQRLEWIIILLILVEIIMSIGSGAWGLLLRVFR from the coding sequence ATGACCCCCTCTGTCCGCTCCCGCCAGCTCCTCCCCGAGGGGGAGGTTCAGGCCTTCAGTCTCCAGGCCGACTACTTCCAGGGGCACATCGACCTCCGGGCCTTTTGTGCCGCTCATCCCCATCGGCCCATCCTCCGCACCAACCCCCTGATTCTGGAGCCGGAGAAGGGGAGCTACGTCTTCCTCTCCCGCTTCGGTGGCGTGGTCTTCTGGAACTGCCAGGAGAGTCTGACGGCTCAGATTCATGAGGAGCTGCGGTCTCTGCCTACGGTCCAGTTGCTGGAGGAGGGTACCCGGGACTTCCTCCGGGTTCAGGTGGGGGCTGTGGAGGATGAGGTCGACTTCAACGAGGTGCACCTGAAGGACCTGACCCTGGAGAAGGTGGGGATCGTGAGTCTCGTGCTGGCCCAGAGCGTGGCCCTGGACCACTTCGAGGGGGCCGTGAGTCGAGTCATGGCCCGCTTTCAGCCCGTGGTGGAGACCCTGGCCCAGAAGGGACGTCTGACCCTGCCCCATCGGGAGGTTCTTCGTATTGTGGGCTTTGCCATGGAGGTCCGGGCGGCTGTCCTCAACAACCTCACCCTCTTCGATGATCCCCCAGAGACCTGGGAGAGTGAGGCCCTAGCCCACCTGGACAGCGCCCTCTACGACCAGTTCGACCTGGAGGAGCGCCTGGGGGCCATCCGGGAGAAGCTGGTGTACCTCCAGGATGCGGGGGAAACCTTCCGGGGCTTCCTGGACAGCCGCAAGGACCAGCGCCTGGAGTGGATCATCATCCTGCTGATTCTGGTGGAGATCATCATGTCCATCGGCAGTGGGGCGTGGGGTCTGCTCCTCCGGGTCTTTCGGTGA
- a CDS encoding porin produces the protein MKKAIALSGLAALMVALPAAAQSVKVGGDVQIWYNQVLDSNLRNNSVANYYNLRSEFKEDGFSMRRVEIKAYGEAVPGLDYEVMMDPSISTSTSNPMILQDAFLTWKAADGLAVRVGQMKTLQTYEGNISSTELMFAERSQVGRVFGDKRDRGAYAAYTTGNPKDFQVKVTAGVFNGMSDVISGKGADTDPQKDFVLRADFVMGAHKFGAYTLQGVTDKAASSASSTAVPSTWTGVTVADINDNKDKTTNYGAYYVYKSGPWYFDAEVITGLLGRRSASFGTTATRQYLDQKFFGYYVTGAYTMGNHTFAARYDFMNYNQGDKWYTAYNPYTESAVGVSTGTDYTPKFDEITLGYTYAWTPAKVKAANFKLNYIIRSKNFLKPTGTETGEQGGDNLVAAFCVAF, from the coding sequence ATGAAGAAGGCTATCGCCCTTTCCGGCCTTGCTGCCCTGATGGTGGCTCTGCCCGCCGCTGCCCAGTCCGTCAAGGTGGGTGGGGACGTCCAGATCTGGTACAACCAGGTCCTGGATAGCAATCTGCGCAACAACTCCGTTGCCAACTATTACAACCTCCGCAGTGAGTTCAAGGAGGATGGGTTCTCCATGCGCCGTGTGGAGATCAAGGCCTATGGTGAAGCCGTTCCCGGGCTGGACTACGAAGTGATGATGGATCCCTCCATCAGCACCTCCACCTCCAACCCCATGATCCTCCAGGACGCCTTCCTGACCTGGAAGGCTGCCGATGGTCTGGCCGTCCGTGTCGGCCAGATGAAGACCCTGCAGACCTACGAAGGCAACATCAGCTCCACCGAACTGATGTTCGCCGAGCGCTCCCAGGTGGGTCGTGTCTTCGGCGACAAGCGCGATCGCGGTGCCTATGCCGCATACACCACCGGCAATCCCAAGGACTTCCAGGTCAAGGTGACTGCCGGTGTCTTCAACGGCATGTCCGATGTCATCTCCGGCAAGGGCGCCGACACCGATCCCCAGAAGGACTTTGTCCTCCGTGCCGACTTTGTCATGGGTGCCCACAAGTTCGGCGCCTACACCCTCCAGGGTGTCACCGACAAGGCGGCCAGCAGCGCCAGCAGTACCGCGGTGCCTAGCACCTGGACCGGCGTGACGGTCGCCGACATCAACGACAACAAGGACAAGACCACCAACTATGGTGCCTACTACGTCTACAAGAGCGGCCCCTGGTACTTCGATGCCGAGGTCATCACTGGCCTGCTCGGGCGCCGTTCTGCCTCTTTCGGCACCACTGCGACCCGCCAGTATCTTGACCAGAAGTTCTTCGGCTACTACGTGACCGGTGCCTACACCATGGGCAACCACACCTTCGCTGCCCGCTACGACTTCATGAACTACAACCAGGGCGACAAGTGGTACACCGCCTACAACCCCTACACCGAGAGCGCGGTCGGCGTCTCTACGGGGACGGATTACACCCCCAAGTTTGACGAGATCACCCTGGGCTACACCTATGCCTGGACCCCTGCCAAGGTCAAGGCTGCCAACTTCAAGCTGAACTACATCATCCGCAGCAAGAACTTCCTGAAGCCCACCGGCACCGAGACCGGCGAGCAGGGTGGCGACAACCTGGTGGCCGCCTTCTGCGTGGCTTTCTGA
- a CDS encoding MGMT family protein: MDFRERVMAVVAAIPVGRVATYGQVALMAGFPRRARQVGGVLRGLPAGTEIPWQRVIKAPGQVAFWGGGFGASMQMERLRAEGVEVSESGAVDLARFRWSAEVTS, encoded by the coding sequence ATGGACTTCCGGGAACGCGTGATGGCGGTGGTGGCGGCCATTCCGGTGGGACGCGTGGCCACGTACGGACAGGTGGCGCTGATGGCGGGCTTCCCGCGCCGGGCCCGTCAGGTCGGGGGGGTGCTCCGGGGCCTGCCTGCGGGCACGGAGATCCCCTGGCAGCGGGTGATCAAGGCTCCCGGGCAGGTCGCCTTCTGGGGAGGCGGTTTTGGGGCCTCGATGCAGATGGAGCGGCTCCGAGCCGAGGGCGTGGAGGTTTCTGAGAGCGGTGCTGTCGATCTGGCCCGATTCCGGTGGTCAGCAGAAGTTACTTCCTGA
- a CDS encoding DUF2203 family protein, with protein MSRLFTIEEARGLLPQVKTMTQPVFQLAASLSEELEEAEGRGDVPRAEEARERLNALVESWAGAIGDLGPEVKGLWLVDFDSGDGYWCWAYPEDDLGYWHSYAEGFGGRVPLEEAHRKG; from the coding sequence ATGAGCCGACTTTTCACCATTGAAGAAGCACGTGGGCTGCTGCCCCAGGTGAAGACCATGACTCAGCCGGTCTTCCAGCTGGCTGCCAGCCTCTCCGAGGAGCTGGAGGAGGCCGAGGGCCGGGGTGATGTGCCCCGGGCCGAAGAGGCCCGGGAGCGTCTCAATGCCCTGGTGGAGAGCTGGGCCGGGGCGATCGGGGATCTGGGGCCCGAGGTCAAGGGGCTCTGGCTGGTGGACTTCGACTCCGGTGACGGCTACTGGTGCTGGGCCTATCCGGAGGATGACCTGGGCTACTGGCACAGCTATGCCGAGGGCTTCGGGGGGCGGGTCCCCCTGGAAGAGGCGCACCGGAAGGGTTGA
- the lpxB gene encoding lipid-A-disaccharide synthase, which yields MKPVLVIAGEASGDLHGAEILRELKTCRPDLRIIGIGGEGMSPYLDRKLADVRELGVVGFVEVIRHYPALRRLYAEVLRVAEEEGVGAVLTLDYPGFNLKLAGELRRRKPSIRLHHFVCPQVWAWRKGRIPRIGQLLDSLYCLFDFEPELFNGYPVRATWVGNPLVEKVLPECDRETFFRQSGLDPERPLVALLPGSRLGEIQRLLPVMAEMVRRWRDPRTQWVLPVASTLDNGQLAPWLQGTGILPVRNQGYAARAHADAALVCSGTATLETALLGTPFAILYRLHPLTYAIAKCLVHVRHFGLANIVAQREVAPELLQGQVHPANLERELLRLLDPRVASGIREELGQLRQRLGEPGAAARVAAAFLAEIPEA from the coding sequence TTGAAACCCGTTCTGGTCATCGCGGGGGAGGCCTCCGGGGACCTGCACGGTGCTGAGATCCTCCGGGAGCTCAAGACCTGCCGCCCCGATCTCCGGATCATCGGGATCGGGGGAGAGGGCATGAGCCCCTACCTGGACCGCAAGCTGGCCGATGTCCGGGAACTCGGCGTGGTGGGTTTCGTGGAGGTGATCCGCCACTACCCCGCCCTGCGCCGCCTCTATGCAGAGGTCCTGCGGGTCGCGGAGGAGGAGGGGGTCGGCGCCGTCCTCACCCTGGACTACCCAGGCTTCAACCTCAAGCTGGCCGGGGAGCTGCGCCGGAGGAAGCCCTCCATCCGCCTCCACCACTTCGTCTGCCCCCAGGTGTGGGCCTGGCGCAAGGGGCGCATTCCCCGGATCGGCCAGCTCCTGGACAGCCTCTACTGCCTCTTCGACTTCGAGCCGGAGCTCTTCAACGGCTATCCGGTCCGAGCCACCTGGGTGGGCAACCCGCTGGTGGAGAAGGTCCTGCCCGAGTGTGACCGCGAGACCTTCTTCCGGCAGAGCGGCCTGGATCCGGAACGTCCCCTGGTGGCGCTCCTGCCCGGGAGCCGCCTGGGGGAGATCCAGCGTCTCCTGCCCGTCATGGCCGAGATGGTCCGGCGGTGGCGGGATCCCCGGACCCAATGGGTCCTGCCCGTGGCCTCCACCCTGGACAATGGGCAGCTGGCCCCCTGGCTCCAGGGAACCGGGATCCTGCCGGTCCGCAACCAGGGCTACGCGGCGCGGGCCCACGCCGACGCCGCCCTGGTCTGCTCCGGCACAGCCACCCTGGAGACCGCCCTCCTGGGCACACCCTTCGCCATCCTCTACCGCCTCCACCCCCTCACCTATGCCATCGCCAAATGCCTGGTCCATGTGCGGCACTTCGGACTGGCCAACATCGTGGCCCAGCGGGAGGTGGCCCCGGAGCTTCTCCAGGGCCAGGTCCATCCAGCCAACCTGGAGCGTGAGCTGCTGAGGCTCCTGGATCCACGGGTGGCCTCGGGCATACGGGAGGAGCTCGGGCAGCTCCGCCAGCGACTCGGAGAGCCCGGCGCCGCCGCCCGGGTCGCGGCCGCCTTCCTCGCGGAGATCCCCGAGGCCTGA
- a CDS encoding ABC transporter substrate-binding protein produces the protein MEESGLSRQGRTALCAVALSLLAACGRSPIPVGFAGQMTGRQAELGVQERNGAQMAIDACNRAGGIGGHPVRLLALDDAGLPAQAREVDRRLIGEKVVAIIGHCTSGQTLAGLEVTTPAGVPLIGPTVSTPDLSGRDDLFFRVYPSFGESARIFARHIRQQVPQGSLGVLLDEDNAGYTQTYAAAFRSAYRAAGGGPLELSGFSAASQPAFGPLLTELRRKGTRALLIIASDNDTALIAQQARLQGWRVPLFAAAWAQTSTLIQSGGRAVEGLQLEQSFAPDRATPRYGAFAEAYEVRFGQPPSFGAAFGFEAAQVLLAALVRTGGRREGLKEALLATRDFPGLLDTFSLDRFGDVSRPFYLSEIREGRFVVIGKLSPDR, from the coding sequence ATGGAGGAGTCAGGCCTGAGCCGCCAAGGGAGGACGGCCCTCTGTGCGGTCGCCCTCAGCCTTCTGGCCGCCTGCGGACGCAGCCCCATCCCCGTAGGCTTCGCCGGCCAGATGACCGGCCGCCAGGCCGAGCTGGGGGTCCAGGAGCGCAACGGTGCCCAGATGGCCATCGACGCCTGCAATCGCGCCGGGGGCATCGGCGGACATCCGGTGCGGCTCCTGGCCCTGGATGATGCGGGACTGCCCGCCCAGGCCCGGGAGGTCGACCGCAGGCTCATCGGGGAGAAGGTGGTGGCCATCATCGGCCACTGCACCTCAGGACAGACCCTGGCCGGGCTGGAGGTCACCACCCCGGCTGGCGTCCCCCTCATCGGCCCCACGGTCTCCACCCCGGACCTGAGCGGCCGGGACGACCTCTTCTTCCGGGTCTACCCCTCCTTCGGAGAGAGCGCCCGGATCTTCGCCCGGCATATCCGCCAACAGGTCCCCCAGGGCAGCCTGGGCGTCCTCCTGGATGAGGACAATGCGGGCTACACACAGACCTACGCCGCTGCCTTCCGCTCGGCCTACCGGGCAGCGGGGGGTGGCCCCCTGGAGCTGAGCGGCTTCTCCGCCGCCTCCCAGCCGGCCTTCGGCCCCCTGCTCACGGAGCTCAGGCGCAAGGGCACCCGTGCCCTGCTCATCATCGCCTCGGACAACGACACCGCCCTCATCGCCCAGCAGGCCAGACTCCAGGGCTGGCGGGTCCCCCTCTTCGCCGCCGCCTGGGCCCAGACCAGCACCCTGATCCAGAGCGGGGGTCGGGCCGTGGAGGGGCTCCAGCTCGAGCAGTCCTTCGCCCCTGACCGGGCCACGCCACGCTACGGGGCCTTTGCGGAGGCCTATGAAGTCCGCTTCGGGCAGCCACCCTCCTTTGGCGCCGCCTTCGGCTTCGAGGCCGCCCAGGTGCTCCTGGCCGCCCTGGTCCGCACCGGCGGCAGGCGCGAAGGGCTCAAGGAGGCCCTCCTGGCCACCCGGGACTTCCCCGGGCTGCTGGACACCTTCTCCCTGGACCGATTCGGGGATGTGAGCCGCCCCTTCTACCTCAGCGAGATCCGGGAGGGCCGCTTCGTGGTGATCGGCAAGCTGAGCCCGGACCGGTAG